The nucleotide sequence GTGAAATATGTGTTTGTAAATTGTTTTTGTGATCCTGACAGACCTGTGACTTCAGCACACATCATAGGAACAATGCAGGATATTACCGAACGAAAAAAAATCGAACTCGAATTACAGCGAAGTCGGATGTTGCTTCGATCTATGATTGATGCTCTTCCCATGTGGCTCGCTGCTATTGATCTTGATGGCAAATATTTCATTGCAAATAAGTTTTATTCGCAAACATTCAAACTGCCGTTAGACCAGATTGAAAATCACAACTACAGCGAATTTTTTCCACCTGACTTATATCAAAGACATAAGCTGTTGGTTGATCAATGTATTGAATCAAAAAAAGCAGTTGAGGTAACTGATCTGCTTGAATTGGAGAAAGGAATTGCGACCCACATTTATGGAGCATATACACCATTGTTTGATGAAAATGGGAACATATTCGGACTCAGTGCTGCCGTAATGGACATCAGTAAACAAAAAGCCATTGAAGAAGAAATTATACGACTGAACCAGACTCTGGAAGAAAAGGTGGCGCAACGTACCACTGAGCTTGCAAGAAAGAACGAAGAACTCGTTGTGGAAATTTCGGAACGTGTAAAAGCAGAAGAATTAATCAAACACCAGTTGCAGGAAAAAGAAGTGTTGCTGCAGGAAATTCACCACCGGGTGAAAAACAACATGCAGGTGATCGTCAGTATTCTGAACCTGCAACTGTCTTCGGTGAGAGATGAACACACAAGACGTATTCTGCGCGACAGTCAAACGCGAATCAAAACAATGGCACTGGTGCACGAAAAGCTATACGAAACCACCGATTTCTCAAATATTGATCTGATAGATTACATCAAAAATCTTTTTGAATTTCTTACTTCCATTTACAAATCACCCAACGAAAACATTCAATGTAAAATAACCGGCAAGTCCTTTAAAGTTGATATTGACACCATCATTGCGATCGGGCTTATTACAAACGAAATAGTTACGAATTCATTCAAATATGCCTTCGATCCGGGTACAATGGGACTTATTGAAATCAAACTCACCAAAAAGGATGAAAAAAATCTGGTTTATTCCATCAAAGACAATGGAAAAGGATTGCCCGAAGGGTTTGATATACGCAACACCAAAAGTCTGGGACTTCAACTGGTCAGCATTCTTACAGAACAAATCAACGGAACCATCGAGGTAAAAAGATCTGCGAAAGGGACTGAATTCATTATTGTTTTTCCACCGGCAGGATGATCTGACAAAACGCAGGCGTGAAGGGATTCTTGAAAGAGTGAGTCCGAATTGAAATCAAGTAAGCAATATATTTTTCGGCAGCGATTGCTGAAATAGTTTTTCAGTCGATTCTGGCTGATAAACGCTTTCATTTTTAATTTGAGCTTGATACAACAGCAGCTCTTTATTCTTTCGGATTTTTTCAATTGTCAATCGCGCAAGCAGATAGCTTATCGTTGATTCGGCGCCTTGGTTCAGGTTGACCTGATTTTCTTCCAGTCCGTCGTAACACCCCCCTGTACAGGGATTGTACATAATTTGATTAAGATGGTTGTTGCCAAGAAACCATTGATTTGTTTTGTAAATCCGGGTTTTAAAATCCTCATCGTTATAAATATCGTCGAATGATTGCAAGGCAAGTATCGTATAGGCAACATCTATGGGTTGTTCGCCAGAAGATTGAGATTCCCCGCCCTTTTTCAGCCAACCTTTGTTGGAAATAACTTTCATCATGTCGCCCTCTGTCGTTTTGGAAATCAGAAAATCAAACGATTCTTTTGCGATGCGCTGATATTTAGGTTCCTTCACACTTTGCCAGGCCATAATCATGGCTTCGGGCAAAATACTGTTGGCATAGGTAAGATAACTTTCGAACCATGCCCACTCCTTGTCCGATTCAAATTCATACATGTCAGCTAGTCGTTCGGCAAGTATTTTAATGATTCGTTTCGCCGGGGTTGACCCATGCTTCAGATCGAAATAGTATAAGCCCTTTATATTAAAAGCCATGGCTCTTGTAGAAAACATTTCAATTGCATTCTGCATCGATATTCCGAAAATTTCTTCTGCTTTTTTGATCATTTCGAGAGGCAAAATGTCTTTGTTCGAAATCAGATATCCAAGCGCCCAGTTTGCTCTGCCATTGGCATCTTCGAGATTTTCGTTTTCGTTTTGAGTTGTAAACTGTTTATGCTTATCAACATAATTCAGAAAAGTTCCGTCGGGTTGCAGACAATATTGAATAAAATTCAGATAGGTATTCAGGAGAACAAGATCAGTCCGATCCCTGGTTAATTCATAGTGTTTGCAAATGACAATCATTGCGCGTGCATTATCGTCGAGTGTGTAGCCGGATGAAGTATCGGGCCTGTTGATTTTCGAAAACTGCAGCATGCCGAAAGCAGTTGTCATTTGTTTTATATGTCGAAGATTTACATCCGGGATGTTGTAATCCAGAACAAATTTATTCACCATTATTTTTTTAAACAGCTGAGCATGCGCAATGGCTGAATTTTCCCATGCAGTAGGGGCAATTTTATGCAGCATTTCCGTACTGATTCTTTCGCGATGCGAATCACTTTTAAATAATTTGATAACACTGGCTGCCAGCTGAGTTGGTTGCTGAAAACCAATTAGTAAATCGGGATATTCTGCCAGCATTTCGCGCGCCTGCGGAATAGGCGTTGAAATAACAGGACAGCCGCAACTCATGGCGTACGAAAATGTTCCACTCACTGACTGATTGGGATCTTTGGATGTAAACAGATAAATATCGGTCAATCGCAAATATTCGAGCAATACCGTCAGGGATAAATATTGATTGATGAACGTTACATGTTTTTCAAGGTGCAGTGATTCTACTTTTTGAAGTAGCATTTCCCTGTATTTTTCGCCTTCATGCTTAACTACACCAGGATGGGTTTTTCCGATAATAAGAAACATAACATCCGGATGAATTTCAACTATCGCTGGAAGCGCATCCAATGTGGTTTCTATGCTTTTGCCTGCACTTAGCAATCCAAAAGTTGAGAGCACTTTTCGACCTGTCAATCCATATTTCTTTTTCAACATTGTTTTGCTGCTGTTCGAAACCAAATGCGTTCCATGAGCAATCACTTCGATTTTCGATTTCTCAATGCCGTAGTCCTGCTCAAGCACTCCCCGCGAAGTTTCAGTCATCACAACGATGGCTTTGCTGGCGGCGGCCATTGCATTCACCATGTTTTTCAGGCGATCATCAGGAGCAGGCAATACAGTATGAAAAACGATAATGACCGGTGCATTTATCTGATCGATAAAACTCAAAAAATCATTGCCTTCATTCAGATTGTAAAAACCAAATTCATGCTGAATAACTACGATTTTAATATTTGTGTTTTTGTTGATTTTATAAGCAGTAACAGTAAATTCAACTGGTTTCGAAGTATCGAAAACGCCGCTTACTATTTCGGGATAATCAAACTTTTCATCGGTTGTTTCGAGTGCACAGACTTTCACCTTAAAAGACTTTCCGAATTTATTCTGAACAGCATCAATCAGATCCTGCGAATAGGTTGCAATGCCACATTCACGAGGCGGATATGATGTAATGAAAAGAATTTCAGGTGTCGCATTTTTCTT is from Bacteroidetes bacterium GWF2_43_63 and encodes:
- a CDS encoding mannosyltransferase; protein product: MKKSNLVRNAFSVPFNEVAKAIPVSNIYSEQISGGNKSLKKNATPEILFITSYPPRECGIATYSQDLIDAVQNKFGKSFKVKVCALETTDEKFDYPEIVSGVFDTSKPVEFTVTAYKINKNTNIKIVVIQHEFGFYNLNEGNDFLSFIDQINAPVIIVFHTVLPAPDDRLKNMVNAMAAASKAIVVMTETSRGVLEQDYGIEKSKIEVIAHGTHLVSNSSKTMLKKKYGLTGRKVLSTFGLLSAGKSIETTLDALPAIVEIHPDVMFLIIGKTHPGVVKHEGEKYREMLLQKVESLHLEKHVTFINQYLSLTVLLEYLRLTDIYLFTSKDPNQSVSGTFSYAMSCGCPVISTPIPQAREMLAEYPDLLIGFQQPTQLAASVIKLFKSDSHRERISTEMLHKIAPTAWENSAIAHAQLFKKIMVNKFVLDYNIPDVNLRHIKQMTTAFGMLQFSKINRPDTSSGYTLDDNARAMIVICKHYELTRDRTDLVLLNTYLNFIQYCLQPDGTFLNYVDKHKQFTTQNENENLEDANGRANWALGYLISNKDILPLEMIKKAEEIFGISMQNAIEMFSTRAMAFNIKGLYYFDLKHGSTPAKRIIKILAERLADMYEFESDKEWAWFESYLTYANSILPEAMIMAWQSVKEPKYQRIAKESFDFLISKTTEGDMMKVISNKGWLKKGGESQSSGEQPIDVAYTILALQSFDDIYNDEDFKTRIYKTNQWFLGNNHLNQIMYNPCTGGCYDGLEENQVNLNQGAESTISYLLARLTIEKIRKNKELLLYQAQIKNESVYQPESTEKLFQQSLPKNILLT